The Lycium ferocissimum isolate CSIRO_LF1 chromosome 1, AGI_CSIRO_Lferr_CH_V1, whole genome shotgun sequence genome includes a region encoding these proteins:
- the LOC132058942 gene encoding large ribosomal subunit protein eL43, with protein MTKRTKKAGIVGKYGTRYGASLRKQIKKMEVSQHSKYFCEFCGKYAVKRKAVGIWGCKDCGKVKAGGAYTLNTASAVTVRSTIRRLREQTES; from the exons ATG aCTAAGAGGACCAAGAAGGCCGGAATTGTCGGGAAATATG GTACCCGTTATGGTGCCAGTCTGCGAAAGCAGATTAAGAAAATGGAGGTTAGCCAGCATAGCAAGTACTTCTGCGAGTTTTGTGGAAAG TACGccgtgaagagaaaagctgTGGGTATTTGGGGCTGTAAAGATTGCGGCAAAGTCAAAGCAGGCGGTGCTTATACGTTGAA CACTGCAAGTGCTGTGACAGTTAGGAGCACAATCCGAAGACTGAGGGAGCAAACCGAGAGTTAG
- the LOC132058932 gene encoding beta-amylase 3, chloroplastic-like, whose amino-acid sequence MALTPCSSTSFINKKERKNYRTHDDISSMICFAKMNPPSCNLKAKSSNQDVQFLAPNMEEREKLHGLSSSTHSNNSSTKVPVFVMLPLDTIAIGGNLNKPRAMNASLMALKSAGVEGVMVDCWWGLVEKNGPLKYNWEGYDELVKMVQAHGLKLQVVMSFHQCGGNVGDSCSIPLPPWVLEEISKNPDLVYTDRSGRRNPEYISLGCDLLPVLRGRTPIQVYTDYMRSFRERFKNYLGDVIVEIQVGMGPCGELRYPSYPESNGTWRFPGIGEFQCYDKYMKASLAASARAMGNESWGRGGPHDSGQYNQFPEDTGFFKRDGTWSNEYGQFFLEWYSGKLLEHGDRILGSAEGIFKGTGAKLSGKVAGIHWHYNTRSHAAELTAGYYNTRNRDGYLPIARMFAKHGVVFNFTCMEMRDGEQPQHANCSPEGLVRQVKNATRIVGVELAGENALERYDGGGYAQVLSTSRAEGGNGLSAFTYLRLNKRLFEPENWRNLVEFVKNMSEGGNTRLPECDSSRTDLYVRFVKQSHDKKTAEATVV is encoded by the exons atggctttaacaccttgctcttcaacttcttttatcaataaaaaagaaagaaaaaattatagaaCACATGATGATATCTCAAGCATGATTTGCTTTGCCAAAATGAATCCACCATCATGCAATCTCAAAGCAAAAAGTTCCAATCAAGATGTTCAATTCTTGGCTCCCAATATGGAAGAAAGAGAGAAGCTCCATGGGCTCTCAAGTAGCACTCATAGCAACAATAGTAGCACAAAAGTGCCTGTTTTTGTGATGTTACCACTTGACACTATAGCAATTGGAGGCAACTTGAATAAGCCAAGAGCTATGAATGCAAGTTTGATGGCATTAAAAAGTGCTGGAGTTGAAGGAGTAATGGTGGATTGTTGGTGGGGTTTGGTTGAAAAAAATGGACCTTTGAAGTATAATTGGGAAGGATATGATGAACTTGTCAAGATGGTTCAAGCACATGGATTGAAGCTTCAAGTTGTCATGTCTTTTCATCAGTGTGGTGGCAATGTCGGAGATTCCTGCAG TATCCCTCTACCCCCATGGGTACTTGAAGAAATCAGCAAAAATCCTGATCTTGTGTATACAGACAGATCAGGCAGGAGAAATCCTGAGTACATTTCCTTAGGTTGTGATCTATTACCAGTACTCAGAGGAAGAACACCAATTCAAGTCTACACTGATTATATGCGAAGTTTTAGAGAAAGATTCAAGAATTACTTGGGAGATGTTATAGTG GAAATACAAGTGGGAATGGGTCCTTGTGGGGAACTAAGATATCCATCTTATCCAGAAAGCAATGGTACTTGGAGATTTCCTGGTATTGGTGAATTCCAGTGCTATGACAAg TACATGAAAGCTTCACTAGCAGCATCAGCACGAGCAATGGGAAACGAATCGTGGGGCCGAGGTGGGCCCCACGATTCCGGACAGTACAACCAGTTTCCAGAGGACACTGGATTTTTCAAAAGGGATGGAACATGGAGCAATGAATATGGACAATTCTTCCTAGAATGGTATTCCGGGAAATTATTAGAACATGGAGACAGAATTCTAGGATCAGCAGAAGGCATATTCAAAGGAACAGGAGCTAAATTATCAGGCAAAGTAGCTGGAATTCATTGGCATTATAACACAAGATCACATGCAGCAGAATTAACAGCAGGGTACTATAACACAAGAAATAGAGATGGTTACCTACCTATAGCACGTATGTTCGCGAAACATGGGGTCGTGTTTAACTTTACGTGCATGGAAATGAGGGATGGCGAGCAGCCACAACACGCGAATTGCTCGCCAGAAGGTTTGGTTCGACAGGTGAAGAATGCGACTAGAATTGTCGGAGTAGAACTAGCAGGAGAAAACGCGCTAGAGAGGTATGATGGAGGAGGATATGCACAAGTTTTGAGTACAAGTAGAGCAGAAGGAGGAAATGGATTGAGTGCATTTACATACTTGAGATTGAACAAAAGGCTGTTCGAGCCCGAGAATTGGAGAAATCTCGTCGAATTTGTGAAGAACATGTCGGAGGGAGGTAACACGCGACTTCCTGAATGTGATTCGAGCAGAACAGACCTATATGTTAGATTTGTCAAACAGAGTCATGACAAGAAAACTGCAGAGGCTACAGTTGTTTAA
- the LOC132067127 gene encoding peroxidase 41-like, translating to MAWPLLLLLFSSLAFSHAQLTLDYYAKTCPQFDAIVRDITQQKQMQFPVTAAATLRVFFHDCAVDGCDASVLIKPTAFNKSELDYDINHSLAGDAFDLITRIKTALELACPGVVSCADILATATRNLIIMTGGPHYKIQLGRKDSLVSNVSNVEAHLTRANATVDLMIKKFQDMGFDVKDMVVLIGGGHTIGFVHCKEFAHRIFPTPDPSMNPILVERLRTMCANYTINNDMAAFLDVISPGNFDNVLFKNLMKGIGVLGSDQLLYSDPRTRPFVELYAKDAFAFASDFGHAMEKLSVYQVKIGEQGEVRKRCDAINSAHT from the coding sequence atggcTTGGCCATTGCTTCTCCTCTTGTTTTCATCTCTTGCTTTTTCTCATGCACAACTCACATTGGACTACTATGCCAAAACATGTCCACAATTTGATGCTATAGTGAGGGACATCACTCAACAAAAACAAATGCAATTCCCTGTCACCGCGGCTGCTACCCTTCGCGTGTTTTTCCATGACTGCGCTGTGGATGGATGTGATGCCTCCGTCCTTATCAAGCCCACCGCTTTCAACAAATCCGAGCTCGACTACGACATCAACCATTCCCTCGCAGGTGACGCGTTCGACTTGATCACCCGCATCAAGACTGCCCTTGAGCTCGCCTGCCCCGGCGTCGTGTCCTGCGCCGACATCCTAGCGACCGCCACGAGGAACCTCATCATCATGACCGGCGGGCCCCATTACAAAATCCAATTGGGAAGAAAAGacagtctagtttccaacgttTCAAACGTGGAAGCACACCTAACCCGGGCGAACGCGACAGTTGACCTAATgatcaagaaattccaagataTGGGCTTTGATGTCAAGGACATGGTTGTGTTGATTGGCGGTGGACACACGATTGGATTTGTTCATTGTAAGGAATTTGCTCACAGAATTTTTCCCACTCCTGACCCTTCAATGAACCCAATATTAGTTGAGAGATTGAGAACAATGTGTGCAAATTATACTATTAACAATGACATGGCAGCCTTCTTAGATGTCATAAGTCCTGGTAATTTTGACAATGTGTTGTTCAAGAATTTAATGAAGGGCATAGGTGTCCTAGGTTCAGACCAATTATTATATAGTGATCCTAGGACAAGGCCATTTGTTGAATTATATGCCAAAGATGCTTTTGCTTTTGCTAGTGATTTTGGTCATGCAATGGAGAAACTAAGTGTATATCAAGTCAAGATTGGTGAACAAGGAGAGGTAAGGAAGAGATGTGATGCTATCAACAGTGCTCACActtga
- the LOC132058951 gene encoding calcineurin B-like protein 1: MGCLSSKAARRHRQQFPGYEDPVFLASQTAFTVSEVQALFEMFKTISSTVVDDGLISKEEFQLALFENRKKEDLLANRIFDLFDLKQRGVIDFEDFVMAMNVFHPNASQEDKLTFSFKLYDLDGSGYIERQEVKQMLIALLRESEMKLADETIEIILDKTFSEADSNQDGKIDKSEWRSFVDRNPSLLKIMTLPYLRDVTTTFPSFVFHSEVDEVAT, translated from the exons ATGGGCTGTTTAAGCTCTAAGGCGGCAAGACGACACAGACAGCAGTTTCCTGGATATGAAGATCCTGTTTTCCTGGCATCTCAAACGGCAT TTACTGTAAGTGAAGTTCAGGCATTATTTGAGATGTTCAAGACTATTAGCAGTACGGTAGTTGATGATGGACTGATAAGCAAG GAAGAGTTTCAGTTGGCTTTATTcgagaatagaaagaaagaagaccTCCTTGCAAATCGG ATTTTTGATCTCTTTGATTTAAAGCAAAGAGGGGTCATCGATTTTGAGGATTTTGTTATGGCAATGAATGTTTTCCACCCAAACGCCTCCCAGGAAGATAAGCTCACTT TTTCATTTAAGTTGTATGATCTGGATGGCTCAGGGTATATTGAACGACAAGAG GTTAAACAAATGTTGATTGCACTTTTACGCGAGTCTGAGATGAAGTTGGCTGATGAGACCATTGAAATAATACTTGATAAG ACGTTTTCAGAGGCGGATTCTAATCAGGACGGAAAGATTGACAAATCGGAATGGAGAAGTTTTGTTGATCGAAATCCTTCATTACTAAAGATAATGACACTTCCATATCTAAG GGATGTAACAACTACTTTTCCAAGTTTTGTATTTCATTCAGAAGTTGATGAAGTAGCTACTTGA